The following coding sequences lie in one Pseudoxanthomonas sp. SE1 genomic window:
- the fusA gene encoding elongation factor G produces the protein MARTTPIERYRNFGIMAHIDAGKTTTSERILFYTGVSHKIGEVHDGAATMDWMEQEQERGITITSAATTAFWTGMDKSLPQHRFNIIDTPGHVDFTIEVERSLRVLDGAVFVLCAVGGVQPQSETVWRQANKYAVPRLAFVNKMDRTGADFAKVVDQLKSRLGAYPVPMQVPVGAEDGFEGVIDLLKMKYIHWDVASQGTKFEYRDIPAELADKAATDRAFMVEAAAEASEALMDKYLNEGDLSEAEIIAGLRERTLKVEVIPVYCGSAFKNKGVQAMLDGVIQLLPSPTDRPPVQGIDENEKEDTRKAGDNEPFSALAFKIMTDPFVGSLTFFRVYSGVLNSGDAVYNPVKSKKERVGRILQMHSNQRDEIKEVRAGDIAAAVGLKDVTTGDTLCSLDHIITLERMVFPEPVISMAVEPKTKSDQEKMGLALGRLAQEDPSFRVKTDEESGQTIISGMGELHLEILVDRMKREFNVEANVGKPQVAYRETIRKAVKQEGKFVRQSGGRGQYGHIVIEMSPVERGVGFSYESAIVGGVVPKEYVAAAGKGIEDALKSGPLAGFPVVDIAIKAVDGSFHDVDSNEMAFKVAGSMAFKEAFSKAQPVLLEPMMKVEIVTPEDYLGDVMGDVSRRRGILQGQDDSPSGKVIAAMVPLGEMFGYATTLRSMSQGRATFSMEFDHYAEAPANIADAVVKKN, from the coding sequence GTGGCTCGCACCACTCCCATCGAGCGTTACCGCAATTTCGGCATCATGGCGCACATCGACGCCGGCAAGACCACCACGTCCGAGCGCATCCTGTTCTACACCGGCGTCAGCCACAAGATCGGTGAAGTGCACGATGGTGCCGCGACCATGGACTGGATGGAGCAGGAGCAGGAGCGCGGCATCACCATCACGTCCGCCGCCACCACGGCGTTCTGGACCGGCATGGACAAGTCCCTGCCGCAGCACCGCTTCAACATCATCGATACCCCCGGCCACGTCGACTTCACCATCGAAGTCGAGCGTTCGCTGCGCGTGCTCGATGGCGCGGTGTTCGTGCTGTGCGCCGTCGGTGGCGTGCAGCCGCAGTCCGAGACCGTGTGGCGCCAGGCCAACAAGTACGCCGTGCCGCGCCTCGCGTTTGTCAACAAGATGGACCGTACCGGTGCCGACTTCGCCAAGGTCGTCGACCAGTTGAAGTCGCGCCTGGGTGCCTATCCGGTGCCGATGCAGGTGCCGGTCGGCGCCGAGGACGGCTTCGAGGGCGTCATCGACCTGCTGAAGATGAAGTACATCCACTGGGATGTGGCTTCCCAGGGCACCAAGTTCGAGTACCGCGACATCCCCGCCGAGTTGGCCGACAAGGCCGCGACGGATCGTGCCTTCATGGTGGAGGCTGCGGCCGAAGCCAGCGAAGCGCTGATGGACAAGTACCTCAACGAAGGCGATCTCTCCGAGGCCGAAATCATCGCGGGCCTGCGCGAGCGCACGCTGAAGGTGGAAGTGATCCCGGTCTACTGCGGCTCCGCGTTCAAGAACAAGGGCGTGCAGGCCATGCTGGACGGCGTGATCCAGCTGCTGCCGTCGCCGACGGATCGTCCGCCGGTGCAGGGCATCGACGAGAACGAGAAGGAAGACACCCGCAAGGCGGGTGACAACGAGCCGTTCTCCGCGCTTGCCTTCAAGATCATGACCGACCCGTTCGTCGGCTCGCTGACGTTCTTCCGCGTCTACTCGGGCGTGCTGAATTCCGGCGACGCGGTGTACAACCCGGTCAAGTCGAAGAAGGAACGCGTGGGCCGCATCCTGCAGATGCACTCCAACCAGCGTGACGAAATCAAGGAAGTGCGCGCTGGCGACATCGCCGCCGCCGTGGGCCTGAAGGACGTCACCACCGGTGACACGCTGTGCTCGCTCGACCACATCATCACCCTGGAGCGCATGGTGTTCCCGGAGCCCGTCATCTCGATGGCCGTGGAGCCGAAGACCAAGTCCGACCAGGAGAAGATGGGCTTGGCCCTGGGTCGCCTGGCGCAGGAAGATCCCTCTTTCCGCGTCAAGACCGACGAGGAATCCGGCCAGACGATCATCTCGGGCATGGGCGAGTTGCACCTGGAAATCCTCGTGGACCGCATGAAGCGCGAGTTCAACGTGGAAGCCAACGTCGGCAAGCCGCAGGTGGCCTACCGCGAGACCATCCGCAAGGCGGTCAAGCAGGAAGGCAAGTTCGTGCGCCAGTCGGGCGGTCGCGGCCAGTACGGCCACATCGTCATCGAGATGTCGCCGGTCGAGCGTGGTGTCGGCTTCTCGTACGAAAGCGCCATCGTCGGTGGCGTGGTGCCGAAGGAATACGTCGCTGCAGCAGGCAAGGGCATCGAGGACGCATTGAAGAGCGGTCCGCTGGCCGGCTTCCCGGTCGTCGACATCGCCATCAAGGCGGTCGACGGTTCGTTCCATGACGTCGACTCGAACGAAATGGCGTTCAAGGTCGCCGGCTCGATGGCCTTCAAGGAAGCTTTCAGCAAGGCCCAGCCGGTCCTGCTGGAGCCGATGATGAAGGTCGAGATCGTCACCCCGGAGGACTACCTGGGCGACGTGATGGGCGACGTGAGCCGTCGTCGCGGCATCCTGCAGGGTCAGGACGACAGTCCGTCCGGCAAGGTGATCGCCGCGATGGTGCCGCTGGGCGAAATGTTCGGCTACGCCACCACGCTGCGTTCGATGTCGCAGGGTCGCGCCACGTTCTCGATGGAGTTCGACCACTACGCGGAAGCGCCAGCCAACATCGCCGACGCGGTCGTCAAGAAGAACTAA
- the rpsG gene encoding 30S ribosomal protein S7, whose product MSRKGSAPQREVLPDPKHGSQTIARFINMVMLSGKKSVAEKIVYGAMDVIGEKNPNALELVEKALDNVSPAVEVKSRRVGGATYQVPVEVRSSRRMALAMRWLIESARKRGENSMPRKLAAELLDASENRGGAIKKREETHRMAEANKAFAHYRW is encoded by the coding sequence ATGTCGCGTAAAGGCTCTGCCCCCCAACGTGAAGTCCTGCCGGATCCCAAGCACGGCAGCCAGACGATCGCCCGCTTCATCAACATGGTGATGCTGAGCGGCAAGAAGTCCGTCGCCGAGAAGATCGTCTACGGTGCGATGGATGTCATCGGCGAGAAGAACCCCAATGCCCTCGAACTGGTCGAGAAGGCGCTGGACAATGTGTCCCCGGCGGTCGAAGTGAAGTCGCGTCGCGTCGGTGGCGCCACCTACCAGGTGCCGGTCGAAGTGCGTTCCTCGCGTCGCATGGCGCTGGCGATGCGCTGGCTGATCGAATCCGCCCGCAAGCGCGGCGAGAACTCCATGCCGCGCAAGCTGGCTGCCGAGCTGCTGGATGCCTCCGAGAACCGCGGCGGCGCCATCAAGAAGCGTGAAGAGACCCACCGCATGGCGGAAGCGAACAAGGCGTTCGCGCACTACCGCTGGTAA
- the rpsL gene encoding 30S ribosomal protein S12: MATVNQLVRKPRQAPTYKSQSPALDNCPQRRGVCTRVYTTTPKKPNSALRKVAKVRLTNQEEIISYIGGEGHNLQEHSVVLVRGGRVKDLPGVRYHTVRGSLDASGVAKRRQGRSKYGAKRPKA, from the coding sequence ATGGCAACCGTCAATCAGCTGGTCCGCAAGCCGCGGCAGGCCCCCACGTACAAGAGCCAGTCGCCCGCGCTGGACAACTGCCCGCAGCGTCGCGGCGTGTGCACCCGCGTCTACACGACCACCCCGAAGAAGCCCAACTCGGCCCTTCGCAAGGTCGCTAAGGTGCGCCTGACCAACCAGGAAGAAATCATCAGCTACATCGGCGGTGAAGGCCACAACCTGCAGGAGCACTCCGTGGTGCTCGTGCGCGGCGGTCGCGTGAAGGATCTGCCGGGCGTGCGCTATCACACCGTGCGCGGTTCGCTCGACGCCTCGGGCGTCGCCAAGCGCCGCCAGGGCCGTTCCAAGTACGGCGCCAAGCGTCCCAAGGCCTAA
- the rpoC gene encoding DNA-directed RNA polymerase subunit beta': MKDLLNLFNQQRQTLDFDAIKIALASPDLIRSWSFGEVKKPETINYRTFKPERDGLFCSAIFGPIKDYECLCGKYKRMKHRGVVCEKCGTEVTLAKVRRERMGHIDLASPVAHIWFLKSLPSRIGLMLDMTLRDIERVLYFEAYVVTEPGLTSLERRQLLTEEQFMQARQEHGDDFDAAMGAEAVYDLLRTIDLQAEMVNLREEIASTGSETKLKRLTKRIKLMEAFLESGNRPEWMVMTVLPVLPPDLRPLVPLDGGRFATSDLNDLYRRVINRNNRLRRLLELNAPDIIVRNEKRMLQESVDALMDNGRRGRAITGTNKRPLKSLADMIKGKQGRFRQNLLGKRVDYSGRSVIVVGPTLRLHECGLPKKMALELFKPFVFAKLQRRGLATTIKAAKKLVEREEADVWDILEEVIREHPVLLNRAPTLHRLGIQAFEPVLIEGKAIQLHPLVCTAFNADFDGDQMAVHVPLSLEAQLEARALMMSSNNILSPANGEPIIVPSQDVVLGLYYMTRALENKKGEGMAFANIAEVKRAYDNRAVELHAKVKVRISGTVIDEEGGRSKQTSIVDTTIGRALLAEILPEGLPFALVNTELNKKAISRLINSSYRMLGLKDTVVFADKLMYTGFAYATRAGVSIGIDDMLIPAEKKGILGEAEQEVLEIQEQYQSGLVTAGERYNKVVDIWSRTNERIAKAMMETIGTDKVQNAKGETINEKSMNSLYIMADSGARGSQAQIRQLAGMRGLMARPDGSIIETPIKANFREGLNVQEYFNSTHGARKGLADTALKTANSGYLTRRLVDVAQDVVITEVDCGTSEGLMMTPIVEGGDVVEPLRDRVLGRIVAEDVFLPGNDEDPIVTRNTLLDEAWVQKLEDAGVQALKVRSTITCESDFGVCAHCYGRDLARGHIVNIGEAVGVIAAQSIGEPGTQLTMRTFHIGGAASRAAAVDNITVKTTGSIKFNNLKFVEHANGSLVAVSRSGELSVLDGHGRERERYKLPYGATINVKDGDQITAGQAVANWDPHNHPIVSEVAGFVRFVDFVDGVTVIEKTDDLTGLASREITDPKRRGSQGKDLRPIVRIVDKDGKDLSIPGTDLPAQYLLPPRSIVNLQDGAPVGVGDVVTKVPQEASKTRDITGGLPRVADLFEARKPKDPAILAERSGIISFGKDTKGKQRLIIKDTDGSEHEELIPKFRQIIVFEGEHVAKGETIVDGEPSPQDILRLLGVEPLAAYLVKEIQDVYRLQGVKINDKHIEVITRQMLRKVEITDAGNSKFLAGEQVEKQRFIEENAKLLARNELPAKYDPVLLGITKASLATESFISAASFQETTRVLTEAAVRGTRDTLRGLKENVIVGRLIPAGTGLAYHNQRRRNASGLTEAEVNALSGGSAEAAPATAAAAIDEAGEESSAS, from the coding sequence ATGAAAGACCTGCTCAACCTCTTCAACCAGCAGCGCCAGACGCTGGACTTCGACGCGATCAAGATCGCGCTGGCCTCGCCGGACCTGATCCGTTCGTGGTCCTTCGGCGAAGTGAAGAAGCCGGAAACCATCAACTACCGCACCTTCAAGCCGGAACGCGACGGCCTGTTCTGCTCGGCCATCTTCGGCCCGATCAAGGACTACGAGTGCCTGTGCGGCAAGTACAAGCGCATGAAGCACCGCGGCGTGGTCTGCGAGAAGTGCGGCACCGAAGTGACGCTGGCCAAGGTGCGCCGCGAGCGCATGGGCCACATCGACCTGGCCAGCCCGGTCGCGCACATCTGGTTCCTGAAGTCGCTGCCCTCGCGCATCGGCCTGATGCTGGACATGACACTGCGCGACATCGAGCGCGTGCTGTACTTCGAAGCCTACGTGGTCACCGAGCCGGGCCTGACCTCGCTCGAGCGCCGCCAGCTGCTGACCGAAGAGCAGTTCATGCAGGCGCGCCAGGAACACGGCGACGACTTCGACGCCGCCATGGGCGCCGAGGCCGTTTACGACCTGCTGCGTACGATCGATCTGCAGGCCGAGATGGTGAACCTGCGCGAGGAAATCGCCAGCACCGGTTCGGAGACCAAGCTCAAGCGCCTCACCAAGCGCATCAAGCTGATGGAAGCGTTCCTGGAATCGGGCAACCGTCCGGAATGGATGGTCATGACCGTGCTGCCGGTGCTGCCGCCGGACCTGCGTCCGCTGGTGCCGCTTGACGGTGGCCGCTTCGCGACCTCCGACCTGAACGATCTGTATCGCCGCGTCATCAACCGCAACAACCGCCTGCGCCGCCTGCTGGAGTTGAATGCTCCCGACATCATCGTGCGCAACGAAAAGCGCATGCTGCAGGAATCGGTTGATGCCCTGATGGACAACGGCCGTCGCGGCCGCGCCATCACCGGCACCAACAAGCGCCCGCTCAAGTCGTTGGCCGACATGATCAAGGGCAAGCAGGGCCGCTTCCGCCAGAACCTGCTGGGCAAGCGCGTCGACTACTCCGGCCGTTCGGTCATCGTGGTCGGCCCGACCCTGCGCCTGCACGAGTGCGGCCTGCCGAAGAAGATGGCGCTGGAGCTGTTCAAGCCGTTCGTGTTCGCCAAGCTGCAGCGTCGTGGCCTGGCCACCACCATCAAGGCCGCCAAGAAGCTGGTCGAGCGCGAAGAAGCCGACGTCTGGGACATCCTGGAAGAGGTCATCCGCGAGCACCCGGTGCTGCTGAACCGTGCACCGACGCTGCACCGCCTGGGCATCCAGGCGTTCGAGCCGGTGCTGATCGAAGGCAAGGCCATCCAGCTGCACCCGCTGGTCTGCACGGCGTTCAACGCCGACTTCGACGGTGACCAGATGGCCGTGCACGTCCCGCTGAGCCTCGAAGCCCAGCTGGAAGCACGCGCGCTGATGATGTCGTCCAACAACATCCTGTCGCCCGCCAACGGCGAGCCGATCATCGTGCCGTCGCAGGACGTCGTGCTCGGTCTGTACTACATGACCCGCGCGCTGGAGAACAAGAAGGGCGAGGGCATGGCGTTCGCCAACATCGCCGAGGTCAAGCGCGCCTACGACAACCGTGCCGTCGAGCTGCATGCGAAGGTCAAGGTCCGCATCAGCGGCACCGTGATCGACGAGGAAGGTGGCCGCAGCAAGCAGACCAGTATCGTGGACACCACGATCGGTCGCGCCCTGCTGGCCGAGATCCTGCCGGAAGGCCTGCCGTTCGCCCTGGTCAACACCGAGTTGAACAAGAAGGCCATCAGCCGCCTGATCAACTCCAGCTACCGCATGCTGGGCCTGAAGGACACGGTCGTGTTCGCCGACAAGCTGATGTACACCGGCTTCGCGTACGCCACGCGCGCCGGCGTCTCCATCGGCATCGACGACATGCTGATCCCGGCCGAGAAGAAGGGCATCCTGGGCGAAGCCGAACAGGAAGTGCTGGAAATCCAGGAGCAGTACCAGAGCGGCCTGGTCACCGCGGGTGAGCGCTACAACAAGGTGGTCGACATCTGGTCGCGCACCAACGAGCGCATCGCCAAGGCGATGATGGAAACCATCGGTACCGACAAGGTGCAGAACGCCAAGGGCGAGACCATCAACGAGAAGTCGATGAACTCGCTGTACATCATGGCCGACTCCGGTGCCCGCGGCAGCCAGGCGCAGATCCGCCAGCTGGCCGGCATGCGCGGCCTGATGGCCCGCCCCGATGGTTCGATCATTGAGACGCCCATCAAGGCGAACTTCCGCGAAGGCCTGAACGTGCAGGAGTACTTCAACTCCACCCACGGTGCCCGAAAGGGTCTGGCCGATACCGCGCTGAAGACGGCGAACTCCGGTTACCTGACCCGCCGCCTGGTCGACGTGGCGCAGGACGTGGTGATCACCGAGGTCGACTGCGGTACGTCGGAAGGCCTGATGATGACCCCGATCGTGGAAGGCGGCGACGTGGTCGAACCGCTGCGTGACCGCGTGCTGGGCCGCATCGTGGCCGAGGACGTGTTCCTGCCGGGCAACGACGAGGATCCGATCGTCACCCGCAACACGCTGCTGGACGAAGCCTGGGTGCAGAAGCTGGAAGACGCCGGTGTGCAGGCGCTGAAGGTGCGCTCCACCATCACCTGCGAATCCGATTTCGGCGTCTGCGCGCACTGCTACGGTCGCGACCTGGCCCGTGGCCACATCGTCAACATCGGCGAAGCGGTTGGCGTCATCGCCGCCCAGTCGATCGGCGAGCCCGGCACCCAGCTGACCATGCGTACGTTCCACATCGGTGGTGCGGCATCGCGTGCGGCGGCGGTCGACAACATCACCGTCAAGACCACCGGCTCGATCAAGTTCAACAACCTCAAGTTCGTCGAACACGCCAACGGCAGCCTGGTCGCGGTGTCGCGTTCGGGTGAACTGTCGGTGCTCGACGGCCACGGTCGCGAGCGCGAGCGCTACAAGCTGCCCTATGGCGCCACCATCAACGTCAAGGACGGCGACCAGATCACCGCCGGCCAGGCCGTGGCGAACTGGGATCCGCATAACCACCCGATCGTGTCGGAAGTGGCCGGCTTCGTGCGCTTCGTCGACTTCGTGGATGGCGTCACCGTCATCGAGAAGACCGACGACCTGACGGGCCTGGCCTCGCGCGAGATCACCGATCCGAAGCGTCGCGGTTCGCAGGGCAAGGACCTGCGCCCGATCGTCCGCATCGTGGACAAGGACGGCAAGGACCTGAGCATCCCGGGTACCGACCTGCCGGCGCAGTACCTGCTGCCGCCGCGCTCGATCGTCAACCTGCAGGACGGCGCGCCCGTCGGCGTGGGCGACGTGGTCACCAAGGTGCCGCAGGAAGCGTCCAAGACCCGCGACATCACCGGCGGTCTGCCGCGAGTCGCCGACCTGTTCGAAGCCCGCAAGCCGAAGGATCCGGCGATCCTGGCCGAGCGCTCCGGCATCATCAGCTTCGGCAAGGACACCAAGGGCAAGCAGCGCCTGATCATCAAGGACACCGATGGTTCGGAGCACGAAGAGCTGATTCCGAAGTTCCGCCAGATCATCGTGTTCGAAGGCGAGCACGTGGCCAAGGGCGAAACCATCGTCGACGGCGAGCCGAGCCCGCAGGACATCCTGCGCCTGCTGGGCGTCGAGCCGCTGGCGGCCTACCTGGTCAAGGAGATCCAGGACGTCTACCGCCTGCAGGGCGTGAAGATCAACGACAAGCACATCGAGGTCATCACGCGCCAGATGCTGCGCAAGGTGGAGATCACCGACGCCGGCAACAGCAAGTTCCTGGCCGGCGAGCAGGTCGAGAAGCAACGCTTTATCGAAGAGAACGCCAAGCTGTTGGCCCGTAACGAGCTGCCTGCGAAGTACGACCCGGTGCTGCTGGGCATCACCAAGGCCTCGCTGGCGACCGAGTCGTTCATCTCGGCGGCCTCCTTCCAGGAGACCACGCGCGTGTTGACCGAAGCGGCCGTCCGCGGCACCCGTGACACCCTGCGCGGACTGAAGGAAAACGTCATCGTCGGCCGCCTCATCCCGGCGGGTACCGGCCTGGCGTACCACAACCAGCGCCGTCGCAATGCTTCGGGCCTGACCGAGGCGGAAGTGAATGCCCTGTCGGGCGGCAGCGCCGAGGCCGCTCCGGCGACCGCGGCCGCCGCCATCGACGAAGCCGGCGAGGAGTCCAGCGCCAGCTAA